One genomic segment of Drosophila melanogaster chromosome 3L includes these proteins:
- the CG32152 gene encoding uncharacterized protein, isoform D, which yields MPSKKSKNVLNRKKPVKLSLAEFHNQLDEMQTAKTCEKTSAENWKHFFSNGSGIANGTRGRGVCCEKLSIVDQIEGRAIVQNGATTKARGIFESTLNSVAERKKHSEKLDNSKSANQTVKPENSDIKISLLQRPNPQDATQARSKTRVRSAGRIPAPPRKVPKELEDLDRMTSADFRHDTAARLDVMRNRQKDQAHMYFFQSVIHHQRHLIKDRTILVLCCGTGTLALMAAQMGAKRVYAVDYSKVTGYTTLVVRQNGYEGVITVMNGRMKDLKLPTKVDGIICNWMGYCLLYESEILEVLEARDRWLKKGGFILPDLAALYLVASEEHKLKSERCNHWRNVYGFNMNAIRRYALAEPCVALTTGKKLLTMAHCVLRLDLKRARREDLFIDRNIRLSVNREGYLECFLLFFEVQFSNSLNFKLSCNPCLKSPFKSLWMQSVLFVEQPFVMRKNIHYTGNLKFKTLKPNKFNEMEICIEFYEGREYDYDLVMCTLRVAKRWLMLEGFQTLSDVESCQDEQGETGGLYL from the coding sequence ATGCCTAGTAAGAAGAGTAAAAATGTACTCAATCGAAAGAAACCTGTAAAACTAAGTCTGGCCGAGTTTCACAATCAGCTGGATGAAATGCAAACTGCAAAGACTTGTGAAAAGACGAGCGCGGAGAACTGGAAACATTTTTTCTCGAATGGCAGTGGAATAGCCAATGGAACTCGTGGTCGTGGCGTTTGTTGTGAAAAGCTTTCAATAGTTGACCAAATCGAGGGACGTGCTATAGTTCAGAATGGAGCGACTACCAAAGCGAGAGGGATATTTGAAAGTACATTGAATAGTGTGGCAGAGCGAAAGAAACATTCAGAAAAGTTGGATAATTCCAAGAGTGCAAATCAAACCGTAAAACCCGAAAATAGCGATATCAAAATATCATTACTGCAGAGACCTAATCCCCAGGATGCTACCCAAGCACGGAGCAAAACGCGAGTTCGATCCGCTGGCCGAATTCCCGCGCCGCCAAGAAAGGTGCCCAAAGAACTGGAGGATCTGGATCGCATGACTTCAGCGGATTTCCGACACGATACCGCCGCTCGTCTGGATGTAATGCGAAACCGGCAGAAGGATCAGGCACACATGTACTTCTTTCAATCTGTCATCCATCACCAACGGCATCTCATCAAGGATCGCACAATCCTGGTACTCTGCTGTGGCACTGGAACACTGGCCCTTATGGCAGCCCAAATGGGAGCAAAAAGGGTGTACGCCGTGGACTACTCCAAGGTGACTGGCTATACAACCTTGGTGGTGCGGCAAAATGGCTATGAAGGTGTGATCACGGTCATGAATGGTCGCATGAAGGATCTTAAACTCCCGACGAAAGTAGATGGCATCATATGCAACTGGATGGGTTACTGTTTGCTCTACGAATCGGAGATATTGGAGGTGCTCGAGGCGCGTGATCGCTGGCTAAAGAAAGGCGGCTTTATTCTACCCGATCTGGCAGCTCTTTATCTGGTTGCATCCGAGGAACACAAACTGAAGAGCGAAAGATGCAATCATTGGCGCAATGTCTACGGATTTAATATGAATGCCATACGTCGATATGCGCTGGCTGAACCTTGTGTGGCCCTAACGACCGGCAAAAAACTTCTGACGATGGCTCATTGCGTTCTCAGACTAGATTTGAAAAGAGCCAGAAGAGAGGATCTGTTTATAGATCGAAACATTAGACTAAGTGTCAATAGAGAGGGATATCTCGAGTGCTTTCTTCTCTTTTTCGAAGTGCAGTTTAGTAATAGCTTAAACTTTAAGCTGAGCTGTAATCCCTGCTTAAAGTCGCCTTTCAAATCGCTTTGGATGCAATCGGTACTCTTTGTGGAGCAGCCCTTTGTAATGCGAAAAAATATTCACTACACGGGTAACCTGAAGTTCAAGACACTAAAACCGAATAAATTCAACGAAATGGAGATATGTATTGAGTTTTACGAGGGTAGAGAGTACGATTACGATTTGGTCATGTGCACCCTTCGGGTGGCCAAAAGATGGCTCATGCTGGAGGGCTTTCAGACTTTGAGTGATGTGGAGAGCTGTCAGGACGAGCAGGGGGAGACTGGTGGCCTGTACCTTTAG
- the CG32152 gene encoding uncharacterized protein, isoform B, whose product MTSADFRHDTAARLDVMRNRQKDQAHMYFFQSVIHHQRHLIKDRTILVLCCGTGTLALMAAQMGAKRVYAVDYSKVTGYTTLVVRQNGYEGVITVMNGRMKDLKLPTKVDGIICNWMGYCLLYESEILEVLEARDRWLKKGGFILPDLAALYLVASEEHKLKSERCNHWRNVYGFNMNAIRRYALAEPCVALTTGKKLLTMAHCVLRLDLKRARREDLFIDRNIRLSVNREGYLECFLLFFEVQFSNSLNFKLSCNPCLKSPFKSLWMQSVLFVEQPFVMRKNIHYTGNLKFKTLKPNKFNEMEICIEFYEGREYDYDLVMCTLRVAKRWLMLEGFQTLSDVESCQDEQGETGGLYL is encoded by the coding sequence ATGACTTCAGCGGATTTCCGACACGATACCGCCGCTCGTCTGGATGTAATGCGAAACCGGCAGAAGGATCAGGCACACATGTACTTCTTTCAATCTGTCATCCATCACCAACGGCATCTCATCAAGGATCGCACAATCCTGGTACTCTGCTGTGGCACTGGAACACTGGCCCTTATGGCAGCCCAAATGGGAGCAAAAAGGGTGTACGCCGTGGACTACTCCAAGGTGACTGGCTATACAACCTTGGTGGTGCGGCAAAATGGCTATGAAGGTGTGATCACGGTCATGAATGGTCGCATGAAGGATCTTAAACTCCCGACGAAAGTAGATGGCATCATATGCAACTGGATGGGTTACTGTTTGCTCTACGAATCGGAGATATTGGAGGTGCTCGAGGCGCGTGATCGCTGGCTAAAGAAAGGCGGCTTTATTCTACCCGATCTGGCAGCTCTTTATCTGGTTGCATCCGAGGAACACAAACTGAAGAGCGAAAGATGCAATCATTGGCGCAATGTCTACGGATTTAATATGAATGCCATACGTCGATATGCGCTGGCTGAACCTTGTGTGGCCCTAACGACCGGCAAAAAACTTCTGACGATGGCTCATTGCGTTCTCAGACTAGATTTGAAAAGAGCCAGAAGAGAGGATCTGTTTATAGATCGAAACATTAGACTAAGTGTCAATAGAGAGGGATATCTCGAGTGCTTTCTTCTCTTTTTCGAAGTGCAGTTTAGTAATAGCTTAAACTTTAAGCTGAGCTGTAATCCCTGCTTAAAGTCGCCTTTCAAATCGCTTTGGATGCAATCGGTACTCTTTGTGGAGCAGCCCTTTGTAATGCGAAAAAATATTCACTACACGGGTAACCTGAAGTTCAAGACACTAAAACCGAATAAATTCAACGAAATGGAGATATGTATTGAGTTTTACGAGGGTAGAGAGTACGATTACGATTTGGTCATGTGCACCCTTCGGGTGGCCAAAAGATGGCTCATGCTGGAGGGCTTTCAGACTTTGAGTGATGTGGAGAGCTGTCAGGACGAGCAGGGGGAGACTGGTGGCCTGTACCTTTAG